The DNA region ATAGATACCATTTAATTTCTTAACTATCAACCACTTCACTGATTAATATTACAAGGAAGAAAAATCACAAAACTTTACGGCAATCTAATCGTGATTAATTGTGAAACACAGAACCCTGTGATTATACTTTTGAATCATTTGACAGCAATAGTAAATTAGTAATCATACATTTCACACTATGCTGCACTATGCACCATATTTTCATGACTCATATGAGCCTCCTCCTGGTGTCTAATATCAAACCCATAGGATGGCTTATCTCATTTTAGTTCTTgctacaacaaaataaaatactatctatctatctgtacaATAGTTCTCATTAATGTTCACAGTGATCATGCAAATGCTTCCATTTGTGAATATCAATCTCCTGATTAGTGGATACCCTTTATATTTAGTGTTCACAATGGCAAACCAAGACTGATAGACTTAAGGTCACAAGACTGCAGACACAATCATTGAAAGCTTTGTACTGTCTCTTTTGGAATCAGCAGATAATGTAATAGGCAACACAGTACACTCCAGTAGCTAACAAGTACCACCCACTTCATTATATTTTAGATAtagatatgctccagcacccccgcgaccccgaacgggacaagcagtagaaaatggatggataatacatAAACATTCTTGAAAAAGCAAtgcaaaaacagtttaaaaaacaaacaagtgaAGCATCACATACCTTGTTCCAAAGGTCCCCCTGTTTCCTGTGGGGGAATCAAGGCTTTCTCCTGACTTGGGCGGCCTATCGCGATTCATTTGTTGCAGAATGGAGCTCAACTCTGTGATTACGGTGTTCTTGGTATCTGGTGTAGATGGAGGGCTGTGAATCTCAGAGTGTTGATCACCCCACAGCTTTGATGTTCTAGAAGATTCAGAGGATGAAGGAGGAACAGGAATAGCCTGAGGAGGCGACCCAAAAGATTCTTGAGGTTCTTCAATTAGGGTATCATGATAAAGGGATGTTCTGTTGATGACAGATTTGCCTTTAGGTTTGGGTGGCACAGCAGGTCTGTCTATAAGAAAGGAATGACCATCTACAGTGGCATGAAGAGTCTCTAAGGTGCTGTCACAGAAGCCTCCCTCTGACGACAGGGTAGAGATGCTAGACACTGTGCTTGTTGTCTCTGTGTGCTGAGGGTCTCCACTGCTGCGACTGTCTACCTCTTCAACACCAGAGTCACCAACCGCTGTCTCTGGGTTTGGCGGGGGTGCAGGATATGAAGGGAGATCACTGTTTGTCACACGTTTGTGTTGATCAGAAACAGGTGGGGGTGCATGGGCATTGTATGGCGGTAGGAGAGGTCCCCCGTTTCTTCTCTGTTGCTGAATCATCTCTGCAATGGCACTAGCCTGGTCATCTGGAATGTCAATGCTGTTTGCAAACTCTAGAGGAGGTGGAAGAGGGTCTGTGAAGTCAAAATCCTCATCAATGTCAACTGAAGCCAAAGGGGGTGGAGGGATACGAAAGGGCAGCTTTACAGGTTCATCCACGGATTCCCCAAAAGGAATGCTCCGTCTTCGTGCCGAGGAGGGCAGGGGATTAACAGACAATGCTTGGGCATTGCGAGAATCGAGTTGATTGTTGTCTTTTAGCTCAAATGGTTGATTGCTGTCTTGCCCTTCCAACTCTTGGTTGTTGACCTTGTTGCTTGCTTCTGTGCTGGTGTGAACCATCAACAACCCAGCTGACTTAGGTGTGTCAGCCACATCTGGGGGAGCACTTTTCCTCTCCTCAACTGCCTGATGCGTTCGCTCCTCCCGTGCCCCATCAGACTCGTATTTCTGCTCAGTCATCTGCCTCCGCAAGCCACCTCGCCCTGGACGGCCCATTGTTGATGATGAGATTGCAGCAAAACTTGTCTCAATCCCAGACCGCAGCTTGGTATCAATAAAGAGTGGTTGGTTGAGGTCTTTTTTTTGGCTTGGCTGTGGAGGGAGGGACTGAGCTTCATGTTTGGGGGTTTGTTGAACCTGAGGAGGATTTTGTTGCTGATTTTGATGATGGTTTTGTTGCTCCTTCATGGCTCGGTCACGAGCTGCAAGGGCCAATGCAAGTGGAGAATTAGGGTCCAAGGGTTTACCAGTGACAGGATGAAGGTAGGTCCCATTGGCCCTGTAGTGGCTTTTTGGGGGTGTGGCTGGGAGACTAACAGGACTGTCCAGGTTGAGACATTGGCCTGTTCTAGTGTTTAGAGGTTCCCGAACAACTGTGGGCTCTGGCGTGTTAAAATCTGTCATGTTACCACTGCCCCCCCCAACAGGAGGTCCAAGGTGCATTGGGGGAGCCATCATCCTTCTAAGTCGTTCATCACTACTAAACATTCCCTCATCAATGGACTTTGACTGGCGGAGGCGAGGGGTTGGTATAGGGCCACTTAAGTCATCATCTGTCATATCTATTGACTTAAATGCAATTGAGTTCTTTTTTGCTTCAAGCCTTTTCTCCCGGTCTCGTACTGCCCCAGCAATAGCTGCGGCAAATGGGTTGCTTAGAGACATTGGGTCTTCAGGACGCAGACCTCCACCAACGGTAGGCATGAGAGATGGATGTTCTGGAGTGGTTGGCTCAATCTCCATACTGCTACCCTGGCTGCTCTTGCCACTGCTGCTAGTGGAAGGTTCCTTGACGATGATAGTGGGAATGGGGATGGAAGAGCATGTTCGCTCAACAGGTGTAGTTGGCATTGAAACAGCGCCTGAGGAACTTGCTGGCATATGGCAGTTTTTTTCTGGACTGTCCTCAACATTTGGCTGTTTTACTAGCATGCCCTTCCTTCGGGCTGGTTTCGCTGGCACATATAAATTCTTATTGCCAACCTCAGAGTAAGGGTTTTCTGGCACCGGTGCACGCCCTCGAGTGCGTGTGCTCTCAAAATGCTCTGAACTCTGTCTGAAATAGCCCCGCCTCAATGTACCAGCATCTGTGAGTCTACTAATGGTTGTCACAGCATTAGGTGAGTTCTGAGTGAAGCTGGGTCTCGTGGTACCATAACCTTTCGATGCTGCGCCAGCAGGTGAGTTGTAGCCAGGTGGTGAGGGGGGTGAAATGGCTGGAGGAGGAGGGATGTCCTCTGAAGTATCAGGCATTGAAAGGCTGCGAGAAAACTTGAGCAAAGGGGGAGTAAGGAATCCCTGTTTCTCCTCTTCTGCTGTACCTTGAAGAAATAGAGCACATAATTTGAGAACCTTGTAACATATAGTTTGAGAAACTATATGTTaagaaagaataaaaaatacaattaaaaagtcaaaattattacACAATAAAGACCTTTAAAAATGTTTGACCTTGAACTAATAAATTAAGCAGCACTCATGTAGATAAGGGAAATTAGCATATGATTATTTTTACATCTCCAAAACAGTTTTGTTTGTATCATTTACATTCACATGATCTCATGTTTAAGACTTACAGAAGATGATCTCTTCTTTCTATGGTGTGGTTATTATGTGCACAATTTTAAGAAGCCTTGCTATCAGATACACAACCAGAGAACACGATATACATATAtctagaaacaaacaaaaactcctcaaataTTGATTTCACAAAAAAGGTATTGTAAACCACAAGAGCTATAAATAACATCAGAATGCATGGATTCTCAGTGGCTGAGTCGTGAGAAAGAAGCCTCAGCTTACGCTTAATGACCTCCAGTATTATCACCTTAAAGCACACTTCGCTGACTTGATCATTCTAATTCATCTGTAATTAGCTTTAATATTGTTGGAGCACACAGAGCAAATCCTCTGAGCTTTGATGCAATATGACGGTCCACTTAATTAACAGTTCAACTTTTACGAGTACAGTCACCAGCCCTCAGTTCACATTGCTGTACATCATACCTATGGACTTTTGCTTCCTTAGTGTGGCCTTTTCTGGTAAGCCCAAAAACGCCCCTGGTACAGTTGGTGGTACCACTGCTACTCCCTGCCGGTCATGGTACATGGACTGCAAACCAGAATATTGTTAATGAGACACGTTTTATTTGAACAATCTCTCTTTTTATATAGGTAGTTATGGAACCAAAACACTGGCAGTAAGATTTGgtattagaaaaaaaatgacatcGTAGAAAAAGTGGCACCTAAATAAGTTTCGGCAACAAAttaatacaaacattgaaaaatacaatatttttggtgaatATTTTTTGTATCATGTTTTAAATGGCAATTTTCATATGTTTGACCACTGTTgtcgtttttgtgtgttttacaggTTTTTATTTTCAACTTTTTCTTTCTCTCATTCGCGTCTGCTTTTTACGGTTTCGCTTCTCTTTTATACAATTTCAAATTAATGGCAGTGATATAACATGGAGGGCAGGTGCATGTGGGCGGGGCTTATAACACGTTTACCTGGAAGATGTTTTACTTGACTTAGGCTTGCAGGTAGAAGAAGACAGGAGGACTGAAGGGGTCTGAATCAAATTTAAGGTTCAGTATGACTTTGTGTTAACGTAGCCATACGTTGAAGATGTAGTATAAGGAGTACAGAAatgaaaaatatgcatttttaaattaTCCATGTTTGTCTCAATATAGCCGTAATATTTGTCGAAAATCCGGATGGAACAATACTTTGTTATATTTCTATGTGGAAAGAAAAGAGTGACTTGAATATGCAAGTATAGCtgtatttattcatgtaaaaCATATAACAGCAGACATGTAAAGCTTGACGTGACATGAGTAACCTAAATTTGTGTTAAAATACACTCTGTGCTCCGTGCAGTTCGTTGCTCTTGTTTCAGTGAGAGCGAACCTCATATCTCTGAGTACCGCTAAGGCCCATTtgaaccacagctgagaaacagatattttttgggccCGCTCACGGCCCAACAATGGCTAAGAAACACGGGTTTATACAATATTAAGAATACAATATCTCAATATCTAATGAGAAACAAAGTTGGCATGTtgtataaatcataaataaaaacagaatacaatgaattgcaaatcctcttgaacttatattcaattgaatagactgcaaagacaagatacttaccgTTCAAAATGGTAAACaaacaaatattagctcatttggaatttgatgcctgcaacgtgtttcaaaaaagctggcacaagtggcaaaaaagactgagaaagttgaggaatgctcatcaaacacttatttggaacatcccacaggtgaacaggctaatggaacaggttggtgccatgattgggtataaaagcagcttacatgaaatgctcagtcatttacaaacaaggatgggcgagggtcaccactttgtgaacaaatgcgcgagcaaattgtctaacagtttaagaacaacatttctcaacgagctattgcaaagaatttagggatttcaccgtctacggtccataatatagTCAGAagattcagaaaatctggagatatcggcaaggccaaaaaccaacattgaatgcctgtgaccttggatccctcaggcggtactgcattaaatagcgacatcagtgtataaagcaggggtcaccaacgcggtgcccacgggcaccaggtcgcccgtaaggaccagatgagtcgcccgcgggcctgttctaaaaaaaaataataaaaaaaaaaataataaaaaaaataaaaaaaaattccccccccccccccccccccccaaaattaaatctacattgaaaaaaacacaagatacactttcaatcagtgcatcaacccaaacaacctcccccatgcacactcatccactcacacaaaaggggttatttctttctgctaccaatattctggttcccacaacatagacaacacatctgcaagggacacagtccctgaagcacacatgattgtataggctgctggtccactaacattttcattaattactattttttatgtaattatttttatattgttttactttcttttttatccaagaaaatgttttttatttatttatcttattttattttatttttaaaaaaagggccttatcttcaacagaccaggttgtcaatgaaattagatttgtttaaagggttttttaaaccaggcccagtccagataatgtccaagtcggactcagcaacacacaccttcattcatgtacacagaaaaaaattagggaacacaacagattgcatataat from Entelurus aequoreus isolate RoL-2023_Sb linkage group LG02, RoL_Eaeq_v1.1, whole genome shotgun sequence includes:
- the shank2b gene encoding SH3 and multiple ankyrin repeat domains protein 2b translates to MRQAKRAPKEVQGKICPYNEQSQWSVPVLLTSFALDFSCQWGSCARVLLVRGADKEVRNYNSQSPFQVDIIARNLEVAEFIKNHKEADIVPFREAPAYSKQRGGPQSGNSGNSQSPTSLSAPRVLLRSNSDNNFTVSQYQQHGSPGNWGTHFQQHPNRPPQQGNSQPGSSALHRSLSPQLLQQMPSGSPNGNVVVRTMGRGARSRSPSLSRLGEEARRAVPTQRQPSPSSHGEAVGFRRKLYSAVPGRHFVVARPYTAQAEGEINLYKNDRVKVLSIGEGGFWEGSTHGQLGWFPADCVEEIPTKATEERSYSRADRADRRKLFRHYTVGSYDSFDASSDCVVDEKTVVLQKKENEGFGFVLRGAKADTPIEEFTPTPAFPALQYLESVDEGGVAWQAGLRTGDFLIEVNQENVVKVGHRQVVNMIRQGTNRLLIKVVTVSRNLDPDDTARKKAPPPPKRAPTTALSMRSKSMTSELEELATLRKKKGDKVEEMTHAQKTSPINTKIATIKPRPSSRCLVTSTDLNSMYHDRQGVAVVPPTVPGAFLGLPEKATLRKQKSIGTAEEEKQGFLTPPLLKFSRSLSMPDTSEDIPPPPAISPPSPPGYNSPAGAASKGYGTTRPSFTQNSPNAVTTISRLTDAGTLRRGYFRQSSEHFESTRTRGRAPVPENPYSEVGNKNLYVPAKPARRKGMLVKQPNVEDSPEKNCHMPASSSGAVSMPTTPVERTCSSIPIPTIIVKEPSTSSSGKSSQGSSMEIEPTTPEHPSLMPTVGGGLRPEDPMSLSNPFAAAIAGAVRDREKRLEAKKNSIAFKSIDMTDDDLSGPIPTPRLRQSKSIDEGMFSSDERLRRMMAPPMHLGPPVGGGSGNMTDFNTPEPTVVREPLNTRTGQCLNLDSPVSLPATPPKSHYRANGTYLHPVTGKPLDPNSPLALALAARDRAMKEQQNHHQNQQQNPPQVQQTPKHEAQSLPPQPSQKKDLNQPLFIDTKLRSGIETSFAAISSSTMGRPGRGGLRRQMTEQKYESDGAREERTHQAVEERKSAPPDVADTPKSAGLLMVHTSTEASNKVNNQELEGQDSNQPFELKDNNQLDSRNAQALSVNPLPSSARRRSIPFGESVDEPVKLPFRIPPPPLASVDIDEDFDFTDPLPPPLEFANSIDIPDDQASAIAEMIQQQRRNGGPLLPPYNAHAPPPVSDQHKRVTNSDLPSYPAPPPNPETAVGDSGVEEVDSRSSGDPQHTETTSTVSSISTLSSEGGFCDSTLETLHATVDGHSFLIDRPAVPPKPKGKSVINRTSLYHDTLIEEPQESFGSPPQAIPVPPSSSESSRTSKLWGDQHSEIHSPPSTPDTKNTVITELSSILQQMNRDRPPKSGESLDSPTGNRGTFGTRPTTEDSGMHSNTTAATFMSTPPSSLPSQTHPCSPPDSASSLTPCSSLPPSVSPTLTDVFGLPTPPMGSSGGYSLSSSCGGSGSSRSPSPLTLMQAVVASGKPFVSKPMELWNKYDVADWLESLNLGEHRDAFLDNEIEGAHLPSLQKEDLIDLGVTRVGHRMNIERALKLLQDR